A window of Blautia argi genomic DNA:
GCTGCTGCCGGATTCTCTCCTACAGCCCGAACATTCAGACCGGTCTTTGTTCTATGAAGATAAATCGCGCATAAGATTGCTGCTGCAATGCCCAGATATACAAAAATATTGTAGTTAAACAACAGTTTTCCAATCACCGGAATGTCTGTAAGGAAAGGAAGCTTCACCTTTCCCAGACTGTCCAGAATCCCTTCCGGCAGTTTCAGAGAAGTATTTCCGCTTTTCTCCCGGACAAAATCTCCCACAAAGTTACTAAATCCAATACCAAAAATAGTCAGAGTCAGACCCGTAACATTCTGGTCTGCCATAAAAGTAACAGTTAACACTGCGTAGATTAAAGCGCCCAGCATACCTGTGACAAATGCTGCTGCAAGAGCCAGAACCAGATTGTCTGTCCAGTATCCCACGACAAAGCCGCCCACTGCACCAATGGACATCATACCTTCTACACCCAGGTTCAGATGTCCTGCTTTTTCGTTGATAATTTCTCCCAAAATCCCGAAAAGCAGTGGCGTTCCGGCAAGAACCGCTGCTACAAAAAAGTTTACAAAAAAATCCATTATGCCTGTCCTCCTTTCCTGCGTGTCACAAATTTATACCGTACAAAGAATTCACAGCCCAGTACAAAGAAAAGGATAACACCCTGAAGTACATCTGCGGAATAGGCAGACAGGCCGTGCGCAGACTGCATAACTGTACTTCCCTTTTCCAAAACTGCAAAAAGGAAGGATACCACCAGAATTCCCACTGGATTTAACTGTGCAAGCCATGCCACAATAATGGCAGTAAAGCCCACTCCTCCTGCCACAGAGGTTGTCAGTGTCAGGTCTGAACCGCTGGCCTGCACCATACCTGCAATACCGCAAATACCGCCGGAAAACGCCATGGTACGAAGCACAATTTTCTTATAATTCATACCTGCATAATTAGCAGTAGCACGGCTTTCTCCTACTACGCCGATTTCATATCCCTGCTTTGTAAATTTCAGATAAACATAAACAATGACAACCAGCACCAGACCAATAAGCCAGCCTGCATGCACACCGAAAATTTTGTCAAGCTGGGCGCTTTCCCCAAATCTGGCAATCTTCGGGAAGCCGGAAGAATTGGGATCCTTCCACGGACCGTCGCGCAAAAAGGAAATCAAATACAGCGCCACATAGTTTAACATCAAAGTAAACAGTGTTTCGTTTGTATCAAATTTTGCCTTGAAAAATGCAGGAATCAGCCCCCACAGGGCGCCGCCCAACATACCTGCCAAAAACATACAGATCATCAACAACCAGTGTGGGAAATCCCAGCAAAACAGCGCAAAATATGTTGCGAAGATAGCTCCCATGATAATCTGTCCTTCTGCCCCAATGTTCCAGAAACGCATCTTAAACGCCAGAGTAATACCCAAAGCCGGTATCAGAAGAGGCACCATAAGCTTAATAGTTGCCTGAAATGCCATGGTACTTCTAAATGCACCGGATATAATTGTTCCATATACAGAAAACGGATTATATCCGATAAAAAGGATAAACAATCCTCCTGCCAAAATGGCAAATAACACAGATAGAAGGCGCAGACGGATAATCTGTCCATGAGGTCTTTCGCTTCTCTTTTCAATACGAATCAGAGGTTCTTTCTTCTTAGTTTCCATTAGCCCTCTTCCCTCCTCTTACCAGTCATCATCAATCCCAACTCCTCTTTTGTAGTGGTTTTTGCATCTACCACCCCTGTAGACTCTCCATGACACATCACCATGATTCTGTCTGAAATCTGCAGAAGCACGTCCAAATCCTCTCCGATAAAGAGAACTGCAACTCCTTTTTTCTTCTGCTCATTGAGCAAATCGTAAATTGTATAAGAAGAATTGATGTCTAGTCCGCGGACAGGATAAGCGGTTACCAGAACAGAGGGATTGGATTCAATTTCTCTTCCCAGAAGCACCTTCTGCACATTTCCTCCTGACATAAGACGCACTGGCGTGTCAACACTGGGTGTTACCACCTTTAGCTTTTTCACCAGATCCTCTGCCATTTTTCTGGCTGGCTTTCTGTCTATAAAAATACCCTTATTCTTATCATAGGTTTTCAAAAGAATATTATCCACCATACCCATGGAAGCCACAAGCCCCATACCCAGACGATCCTCTGGTACAAAGCCCAGACTGATGCCCAGATTGGCAATTTCTCTCGGTGTTTTTCCTACCACATTTTCTTTATTATGAAGAATTGCACCCTTATCCACCGGAATTAACCCTGCAATACTTTCACACAATTCCTTCTGTCCGCTTCCGGCAACTCCGGCAACTCCCAGGATTTCTCCAGCCTTGATTTCCACACTCAAATCCTTGACTGCCATGGTTCCGTCCGGGGACTTTACGGAAAGATCCACAATTTTCAGCCTGGTAAATACATTTTCACATTCCGGACGCTGAATTTCCAGAGTAACCGGACGGCCTACCATAAGCTCTGTCAACTGCTTTTCATTAGTTTCACAGGTATTGACTGTGTCAATACTCTGTCCTTTTCGCAAAATCGTTACCCTATCGCTGATTTCCATAACCTCGTTCAACTTATGGGTAATAATAATAATAGCACTGCCCTGCTCTCTCATTTTTCTGAGAATTGCAAAAAGTTTTTTTGTTTCCTGTGGGGTAAGCACTGCGGTAGGTTCATCTAAAATCAAAATATCTGCATTGCGATATAACACTTTCAGAATTTCTACGGTCTGCTTTTCACTGACAGACATATTATAAATTTTCTTTTCAGGCTCAACCTCCAGCCCGTATTTTTCTGTCAGCTTTAAAATACGTTCTTTTAATTCTTTTGGCTTTACTCGTTTTCCTTCCATTCCCATAGCTACATTATCCATGGCAGAAAATACATCTACCAGCTTAAAATGCTGATGAATCATGCCGATTCCCAGCTTTCCTGCGTCCATGGGGGAATTAATGGTTACTTCTTTCCCATTCACCTTAATAATGCCTTCGTCAGGGTGATAAATTCCTGAAATCATATTCATCAGCGTTGTTTTACCGGATCCATTTTCTCCCAGAAGCGCCAGGATTTCTCCTCTGCGGACTTCCAGATTAATATGGTCATTGGCAACTACACTTCCGAAGGTTTTGGTAATTCCCTGAAGCTCAATGGCATTCTCCTTCTTCTCCAAAGCCAACTCGTGTCACCTCTCATTTCTTTTGTTTCTGCTGTTTTACAGCATACAGATTTATTGTATCATAAGAAAGAACTGCCGCACAAGAACTTTTCTGCAAAATCAAAACTGCGGCAGCGGGCATCTGTGGAAATCTCTCCACCTGCGCCTGCTGCCGCAGCCTTATTTTTTCTTCTGATTCAACTTATCTGAAATATCTATTTTACCACGATATTCTTATAATACCAGTTAATACCGCCTGTAATGGTTGCATCATCTAAAGTCTTTCCGTCTTCTCCTATGGTCTTTCCGTCATTTGTTTCCAGAACACCGTCAAATACATTGAAGCCGTCTTCTACAATTTTCTTTCTTGCCTCATCTACCTTTTCCTGTGTTCCCGGTGCAACCAGATCTTCATTTAAAGGAGTAATGTCCACCAGGCCATCGTCCATACCGCCGAAGTAGTTTTCAGCAGTCCAGGTTCCGTCAATTACCTGCTGTACAGCCTGTGTATAATATACACCCCAGTTCCATACAACAGATGTCAAAGTAGCTTTTGGTGCATCTTTTTCCATATCAGAGTTGTATCCAACGCCCCAGACACCTGCGGATTCTGCTTCTGTCTGTGGGTTCGGAGTATCGCAGTGCTGACCGATAACATCACAACCCTCTGCAATCAGAGCTTTTGCTGCATTGGTCTCCTCTGTAGGAGAAAGCCAGCTATTTGTAACCTTTACATATACTTCTGCATCAGGGTTTACCTCTGCAACACCAATGGCAAATGCATCAGCGCCGCCGGTTACCTCTGAGTTTTCAGAGCCCATAGCTGCTACATAACCGATTTTGTTGCTCTCTGTCTTCATACCTGCCACAATACCGGATAAGTATCTTGCCTGATAAATTCTTCCGAAATAATTGTTGAAGTTTGTATCGTTTGATTTATAGCCTGTACCATGTGAAAAAATAACTTCCGGATACTCCTCAGCAAGCGCTTCACAGGTATCCATATAGTTGAAGCTTGTTGCAAAGATAATCTGGCAGCCCTCTTCAATACACTCTCTCATTGCCTGCTCTGTCATAGTAGGATCTTCATCGGGAATGTTGTTTTTTCTGATAATCTGGCTGTCATCAAGACCCAGTTCCTTCTGCATTTCTACAATCCCCTGGTCATGGGCATAGCTATATCCGGAACCATCTGCAGGGTCACCAATATGGATAACGCCTACTTTTAAGTCTTCCTTTGCTACCGGTGCAAAGCTGCTTTTACCAGCTTCTTTGTCCTCTCCTGCCTCTGCGTTTCCCTCTGTTTTAGAATTTTCTTTTTCCTCCACAGCCTGCTGCTGTCCGCAACCTGTCATCAATGTTCCGACCATGGCAATAGAAAGTAACACACCTAAGATTTTCTTCTTCATGATTTTCCTCCTAAAGTTTTAAATGTTATCATAGATTTTACAAATTTCTCCATGAAACTACATCATAGCACCATATATCTGTTTTTTCAACTGCCTTTTGGTTTTTTATATCATTTACAAATTCCGCTGTTTCTCAAGATACTGCAAAATATTTTTGTAAACCTCTTCTTTTCCCTCTTCATTCAGGATTTCGTGGCGCATTCCCGGATACCTCTTTCCTGTTACCTGTCTGTATCCCATTTTTTTCAAAAACTGCAGCTCCTGTACAAACTTTCTTCCGTTTCCAATACAGGGGTCATCTTCTCCTCCCAGAAACAAAACAGGAAGTTCCTTGTTTCTTACCTTCCAGCCTTTTTTGCTGTAAGTACCTTTCATCAGCCTAAAGAGGCTTTCAAACCCATCTGTAGTAAATACAAATCCGCAAAAAGGCGATGCGTCATAGGCTTCTACTACTTCGTTGTCTGAGCATATCCAGGCAGAGGTGCTGTCCTCCTTTTTAAATCTTGCCACACAGGGGGCAAAGGCCAGCGTCTGAATCTCCTTACTTCTGTAGCCGCCACCCTTTCGTTTTTTCTGCAATTTTGCCAGGGCAAGCCCCAAATCCACTGCCCGGTTTTTGCTTGGCGGTCCTGTGAGAATCAGCTTGTCCAGCTCCCTGTCATACTCCTTCAGGTAATTTCTGGCAACCAAAGTTCCCATACTATGTCCCAGCATATAAAAAGGAATCCCCTGAAACTTTTCCTTTGTCCACTTTGTCACCTGATGCAAATCCTCTACAATCCCTTTTGCCCCGGTGTTATAAAAATAGCCCAGGTCTTCTTCTCTTCTGACACTCTTTCCGTGTCCTCTATGGTCATGAATCACTGCCGCATATCCATGTTCTGCCAGAAATTCCATAAACGGCAGATAACGCTCTTTATGTTCGCTCATGCCATGAGAAATCTGAACCACCCCCTTTTTCCTACCCTCCGGCTCTGTCCAGAGTACAGACAGGGTAAGACCGTCCTGCTCAGAATGGATTTCTGCTATATTTCGTATCATCAAACCGCCTCCTTTGCCGTTTCTTTTTCTGTAAATGGAAAAACCGGCG
This region includes:
- a CDS encoding ABC transporter permease; its protein translation is MDFFVNFFVAAVLAGTPLLFGILGEIINEKAGHLNLGVEGMMSIGAVGGFVVGYWTDNLVLALAAAFVTGMLGALIYAVLTVTFMADQNVTGLTLTIFGIGFSNFVGDFVREKSGNTSLKLPEGILDSLGKVKLPFLTDIPVIGKLLFNYNIFVYLGIAAAILCAIYLHRTKTGLNVRAVGENPAAADAAGIPVTKLKYLNLMLGGGLCGIGGAYCSMIICNGVWVTSCVNGLGWIAVALVIFATWNPNRAILAALVFGGFSVLKYYVPQVIPSSIFDMIPFLMTIVVLIMTSIRSSKENSQPKSCGVNYFREER
- a CDS encoding ABC transporter permease, translated to METKKKEPLIRIEKRSERPHGQIIRLRLLSVLFAILAGGLFILFIGYNPFSVYGTIISGAFRSTMAFQATIKLMVPLLIPALGITLAFKMRFWNIGAEGQIIMGAIFATYFALFCWDFPHWLLMICMFLAGMLGGALWGLIPAFFKAKFDTNETLFTLMLNYVALYLISFLRDGPWKDPNSSGFPKIARFGESAQLDKIFGVHAGWLIGLVLVVIVYVYLKFTKQGYEIGVVGESRATANYAGMNYKKIVLRTMAFSGGICGIAGMVQASGSDLTLTTSVAGGVGFTAIIVAWLAQLNPVGILVVSFLFAVLEKGSTVMQSAHGLSAYSADVLQGVILFFVLGCEFFVRYKFVTRRKGGQA
- a CDS encoding ABC transporter ATP-binding protein; its protein translation is MALEKKENAIELQGITKTFGSVVANDHINLEVRRGEILALLGENGSGKTTLMNMISGIYHPDEGIIKVNGKEVTINSPMDAGKLGIGMIHQHFKLVDVFSAMDNVAMGMEGKRVKPKELKERILKLTEKYGLEVEPEKKIYNMSVSEKQTVEILKVLYRNADILILDEPTAVLTPQETKKLFAILRKMREQGSAIIIITHKLNEVMEISDRVTILRKGQSIDTVNTCETNEKQLTELMVGRPVTLEIQRPECENVFTRLKIVDLSVKSPDGTMAVKDLSVEIKAGEILGVAGVAGSGQKELCESIAGLIPVDKGAILHNKENVVGKTPREIANLGISLGFVPEDRLGMGLVASMGMVDNILLKTYDKNKGIFIDRKPARKMAEDLVKKLKVVTPSVDTPVRLMSGGNVQKVLLGREIESNPSVLVTAYPVRGLDINSSYTIYDLLNEQKKKGVAVLFIGEDLDVLLQISDRIMVMCHGESTGVVDAKTTTKEELGLMMTGKRREEG
- a CDS encoding BMP family ABC transporter substrate-binding protein, coding for MKKKILGVLLSIAMVGTLMTGCGQQQAVEEKENSKTEGNAEAGEDKEAGKSSFAPVAKEDLKVGVIHIGDPADGSGYSYAHDQGIVEMQKELGLDDSQIIRKNNIPDEDPTMTEQAMRECIEEGCQIIFATSFNYMDTCEALAEEYPEVIFSHGTGYKSNDTNFNNYFGRIYQARYLSGIVAGMKTESNKIGYVAAMGSENSEVTGGADAFAIGVAEVNPDAEVYVKVTNSWLSPTEETNAAKALIAEGCDVIGQHCDTPNPQTEAESAGVWGVGYNSDMEKDAPKATLTSVVWNWGVYYTQAVQQVIDGTWTAENYFGGMDDGLVDITPLNEDLVAPGTQEKVDEARKKIVEDGFNVFDGVLETNDGKTIGEDGKTLDDATITGGINWYYKNIVVK
- a CDS encoding alpha/beta fold hydrolase, producing MIRNIAEIHSEQDGLTLSVLWTEPEGRKKGVVQISHGMSEHKERYLPFMEFLAEHGYAAVIHDHRGHGKSVRREEDLGYFYNTGAKGIVEDLHQVTKWTKEKFQGIPFYMLGHSMGTLVARNYLKEYDRELDKLILTGPPSKNRAVDLGLALAKLQKKRKGGGYRSKEIQTLAFAPCVARFKKEDSTSAWICSDNEVVEAYDASPFCGFVFTTDGFESLFRLMKGTYSKKGWKVRNKELPVLFLGGEDDPCIGNGRKFVQELQFLKKMGYRQVTGKRYPGMRHEILNEEGKEEVYKNILQYLEKQRNL